In Maylandia zebra isolate NMK-2024a unplaced genomic scaffold, Mzebra_GT3a scaffold11, whole genome shotgun sequence, a single window of DNA contains:
- the LOC101474861 gene encoding hatching enzyme 1.2-like isoform X1, which produces MTPAFFFSICLSMTAVCLRAAVIRNITDESLGASAIIEKVNANSTKVLVHGDIVPTATRNAVPCTATGCKWPKTGRFVYVPVSIGTEYSSQERNVIINALVTFHASTCIRFVWRTSHRDFLHFFSGQGCYSYLGRQNGGQLVSLQRNGCLFQSTVQHEVLHALGFHHEQVRSDRDRHVRILTGNIITGQERNFVKVQTNNLGTPYDFNSVMHYGRLAFSKNGQPTIVARSNPNLNFGNAFRMSPNDIARVNRLYGCCE; this is translated from the exons ATGACTCCAGCCTTTTTCTTCTCCATCTGCCTGTCAATGACAGCCGTTTGTCTG AGGGCTGCTGTCATTAGAAATATAACTG ATGAGTCTCTGGGTGCCTCAGCGATCATTGAAAAAGTCAATGCTAACTCAA CAAAAGTGTTGGTTCATGGTGACATTGTGCCCACTGCTACCAGGAATGCTGTTCCATGCACAGCCACTGGCTGCAAGTGGCCTAAAACGGGACGCTTTGTCTATGTACCTGTCTCCATTGGCACTGAATACA GCAGCCAAGAGCGCAACGTCATCATCAATGCCCTAGTCACCTTCCACGCTTCCACCTGCATCCGGTTTGTCTGGCGTACAAGCCACAGAGATTTCCTTCACTTCTTCTCTGGACAAGG GTGTTATTCATACCTGGGCCGTCAGAATGGAGGACAGCTAGTCTCCCTGCAGAGAAATGGTTGCTTGTTTCAGTCGACGGTGCAACATGAGGTTCTTCATGCTCTGGGCTTCCACCACGAGCAGGTCCGCTCTGACAGAGATCGGCATGTGAGGATCCTTACCGGGAACATCATCACAG GACAAGAGCGCAACTTTGTGAAAGTGCAGACCAACAATTTGGGGACTCCCTATGACTTCAACTCTGTCATGCACTATGGCAG ACTCGCCTTCTCCAAGAATGGGCAGCCAACCATTGTTGCCAGGTCCAATCCTAATCTTAATTTTGGAAATGCTTTCCGAATGAGTCCCAATGACATCGCCCGTGTAAACAGGCTTTATGGATGCTGTGAGTAA
- the LOC101474861 gene encoding hatching enzyme 1.2-like isoform X2 has translation MTPAFFFSICLSMTAVCLRAAVIRNITDESLGASAIIEKVNANSTKVLVHGDIVPTATRNAVPCTATGCKWPKTGRFVYVPVSIGTEYSSQERNVIINALVTFHASTCIRFVWRTSHRDFLHFFSGQGCYSYLGRQNGGQLVSLQRNGCLFQSTVQHEVLHALGFHHEQVRSDRDRHVRILTGNIITGQERNFVKVQTNNLGTPYDFNSVMHYGRLAFSKNGQPTIVARSNPNLNFGNAFRMSPNDIARVNRLYGC, from the exons ATGACTCCAGCCTTTTTCTTCTCCATCTGCCTGTCAATGACAGCCGTTTGTCTG AGGGCTGCTGTCATTAGAAATATAACTG ATGAGTCTCTGGGTGCCTCAGCGATCATTGAAAAAGTCAATGCTAACTCAA CAAAAGTGTTGGTTCATGGTGACATTGTGCCCACTGCTACCAGGAATGCTGTTCCATGCACAGCCACTGGCTGCAAGTGGCCTAAAACGGGACGCTTTGTCTATGTACCTGTCTCCATTGGCACTGAATACA GCAGCCAAGAGCGCAACGTCATCATCAATGCCCTAGTCACCTTCCACGCTTCCACCTGCATCCGGTTTGTCTGGCGTACAAGCCACAGAGATTTCCTTCACTTCTTCTCTGGACAAGG GTGTTATTCATACCTGGGCCGTCAGAATGGAGGACAGCTAGTCTCCCTGCAGAGAAATGGTTGCTTGTTTCAGTCGACGGTGCAACATGAGGTTCTTCATGCTCTGGGCTTCCACCACGAGCAGGTCCGCTCTGACAGAGATCGGCATGTGAGGATCCTTACCGGGAACATCATCACAG GACAAGAGCGCAACTTTGTGAAAGTGCAGACCAACAATTTGGGGACTCCCTATGACTTCAACTCTGTCATGCACTATGGCAG ACTCGCCTTCTCCAAGAATGGGCAGCCAACCATTGTTGCCAGGTCCAATCCTAATCTTAATTTTGGAAATGCTTTCCGAATGAGTCCCAATGACATCGCCCGTGTAAACAGGCTTTATGGATGCT AA